A window of Periplaneta americana isolate PAMFEO1 chromosome 9, P.americana_PAMFEO1_priV1, whole genome shotgun sequence genomic DNA:
TCTTTCAGGCAGGAAATAGCAATAAAGCATTCTGTTTACTGTCACACAGTGAAACAGATCGGACGCGTCGGCGAATGGTCACTTACAATCTTTCCTAAGCCAGACTTCGTGGATTTGACACATCACCGTCTTACGTTAAGGCGAggcgctactgaaatttctaaaatccacaagtTTTTAGCTAGAGAGTTGAACTTTTTACTGAACATGCataataaatatcataatcacacattgtaaatttcaatcttttctcacaaacacttaaaaaaataaataaacttttttttttaattttttttgtcaaaaccccatttaaaaataataattattatttttatcaatttttttaaaggtaacactgcatattgtgcCATGGAGCATTAATAATGGCTTattctaatttgttaatttgtaaatatatatatatatatatatatatataatttcttcaaagtTCTCAAAGttcaaacattaattaaaaataatactgctttaagatatataattttctaacaataaaaCTATGCTCCATTTCACagcagagatattaatgaataagtatgccaTAGCTTTAACTAttgggaaataaaatgaatacttgtcgtTGAAAACGTACATTTCTTTTTTGAGAtagttaaatttaaagttttggttacacataGCTCGTACAtcaacacaacttctaccaattaggggagagtcgggtagtatcggacatcgggtagtatcggacagtgcgtttctttcacctaccaccatatggtagtacctgaatgacgtggctacgtttctctatgcgacatcacagaaacgtaaccatgtcaatcaggtactatcatcgtgtggtagatgaaagaaactcactgtccgatattacccgatgtccgatactacccgactctcccctatataaaaGTGTACTTATAATAAGATAAGCCTACTGAGATACAATTTTCATGAAACATTTTAgtgcgaaaataaaaaaataacatttgtgaCAATTCGACTATTTTCAGCAGCGCATCGTCTTAAACAATGGAACGAATCGAGTATATCTAGGCTACTAACCTGCTACTGTTTCCACGCCATTGGCACGACCGCTTATTTTTTTCCATGACAAAACGAAAAATCGATTTTTTCTAACTTATCTACAACCTTCTCCATGCCAATGTCTCAATTGTTGTTCAAATCGTCCACCAAATTTTCACTTGGACGTCTACATCTCTGCGTCCGAAGGCTTTGTATTCATGTAGCCCCACAGGTATTCATTTTTCAATCGTTTACAAATTGCATTGATGATACACACTGTGTCCACACtaagagtatacagaaataatagcttataatttcacaaccgtatagtataattccttaagataaagctcaatcaatagaaaaactctccaagatttcgtttTATACCTATtccatggccattgttgtgtgtaatgttttgtttcaagcttattgttgcatgaatgaaaaattgcatttatcagtctagttccttGTCAACAGAGATGTGGACGGTACAGGAAAAAGTTCAATGCGTTCTCTGGTTTGCAGAACTGAATTCAGTTACACGTGTTCAGCGGCGCATACGGAGGGAATGAAATGTGGATCCTCCTACAAgcaaatccatttacgagtgggatagaactctatgagataatggaagcttgatttcaaagACAGAGAAACATTCTAAATAGCATATAGCCGAAATGACTGTGGATCAGGTGCGTGAATCATTTGCTATAAGTCCATATAAATCACGTACCTTGATATGCTGGAGAACTTAGCTATTCCACAATTCCGCcaggtttaacatttcagcaggacggtgctccaccacacttccatcgaaatgttaaaacgtttttTGACGTAACCTTCCCAAGAAATTGGATTGTTAGGGGTGGACCAATTTCCTGGTCGTCTAGATCTCAGGATTTAACTTCTTTGGATTCTTTTTTGCGtggggatttattaaaaattttgtgtacagCAGAAAAGTTCATATTTTGATTGATTTGAAACAGCGTATCTTTCAAGCAGTTGAGCTTATAAAAcctgatatgttggtgaacacctggcgagaggttgagtatcgttttggtacctgtcgagctataaatagtgctcatgttgaagtgtactagtggaaataaaaactttttcagttactctatacaatgcagaagaaatttatttaataaaacttaTCCAAGTTACAATATAAGCtcttatttctgtatacttttagtgtggACAAAGTGTATAAATCATTATTAGAATTGTATTACTTTCGTATACtccataataatttaatttgttgtttcaGGCCTTTGTGTGGTGTCCAGTCTATTCGGCTGTGTACAAAGCTGGAGTTGGGGGTCAGACTACAATTGTCCACCAGGACCTGAACCGGAATGCCCAGCTAATCCCGTGGACGACACCTCCAACTACTTTCCGCACCCCACTGACTGCCATTACTATGTTCAGTGTGACGCCAGAAGGAAAGCGATATGCCGCCCTTGTGGACCAACAGTTTACTTCAGTCCTACGGTGTTGAACTGCGTATGGCCTCTAGATGCCAAGTGCGAGCATAACGCCACGACCAGACAAGAGAGTCTCCTGCCTCCCATATGCGGCCCTGACAGAGGAGAGTCTGACTTCATCTGCGAAACCGAGGGGAATAGTTACAGAGACCCCACATCCTGCGAATACTATTACAAGTgtacaggaggaacaaaaattaGAACAAAATGTCCACCGGGTCAACACTACAACGCCTTTCGTGGGGGCTGTGACGAAAAGTGTAAAGCTCGTTGTGATTCAAGTCTTAACTGCAAAGCTGACAtcataaaaccagattgtattccTGGAGTTAACTGTCCAACAACTAGAACTACTCCACCATCTCGCTGTATACCTGGAGTCAACTGCCCAACAACTAGACCCAATCCACCATCAGGTTGTGTTCCTGGAATAAACTGTCCAACAACTAGACCAACTCCACCAACACGCTGTATACCTGGAGTTAATTGCCCAACAACTAAACCTACTCCCCCAGCTCGATGTATTCCTGGAGTAAACTGTCCAACAACTAGACCTACCCCACCGTCGGGTTGTATTCCAGGAGTAAATTGTCCAACAACAAGGCCTACTCCACCTTCTGGTTGTATTCCTGGAGTAAACTGTCCAACAACTAGACCTACACCACCGTCTGGTTGTATCCCAGGAGTAAATTGTCCAACAAGGCCTACTCCACCTTCTGGTTGTATTCCTGGAGTTAACTGCCCAACAACTAGATCAACTCTACCATCTCGCTGTATACCTGGAGTAAACTGCCCAACAACGAGAACAACACCATCATCAGGCTGTATTCCTGGAGTTAATTGCCCAACAACTAGACCAACTCCACCATCGCGCTGCATTCCTGGAGTAAACTGCCCAACAACTAGGTCAACAACACCATCACGCTGTATTCCTGGAGTAAATTGCCCAACAACTAGACCAACTCCACCGTCTGGCTGTATTCCTGGAGTTAACTGCCCAACAACTAGATCAACTCCACCATCGCGCTGCATTCCTGGAGTAAACTGCCCAACAACTAGGTCAACAACACCATCACGCTGTATTCCTGGAGTAAATTGCCCAACAACTAGACCGACTCCACCGCCTGGCTGTATTCCTGGAGTAAACTGTCCAACAACTAGATCAACACCACCATCACGCTGTATTCCTGGAATAAACTGCCCAACAACTAGATCGTCTGGTTGCATTCCTGGAGTAAACTGTCCAACAACATCTCTTTGTATTCCTGGAGTAAACTGTCCAACAACTGGACCTACTCCACCAACTAGGTGTATTCCTGGAGTTAACTGTCCGACAACTAGACCTACTTCACCTCCCAGTTGCATTCCTGGAGTGAATTGCCCAACAACCAGACAAACTCCGCCATCTCGATGTATTCCTGGAGTTAACTGTCCAACAACCAGACTTACTCCACCCCCCGGCTGCATTCCTGGGGTAAACTGTCCTACCACAAGATCTACTTCAACATCCCTCTGTATTCCAGGGGTCAACTGTCCGACAACTAGACCAACTCCGCCATCACGCTGCATTCCTGGAGTTAACTGTCCAACGACCAAGTCTACTTCAACATCGCTCTGTATCCCTGGAGTCAATTGTCAGACAAGTAGACAAACTCCACCATCAGGCTGTATTCCTGGGGTTAATTGTCCAACAACAAAACCTACGCCAACATCCCTCTGCATTCCTGGAGTTAACTGTCCGACAACTAGACCCACTCCACCAACACCAAAATGTGTACCTGGTATTGACTGCGATGATAAGGGTCCTATGTGTTTTCCAAATAAGAACTGTGACAACCCACTACCTCAATGCCCTGTTTGCAATGAAGATGGTGAGACATTCGCACATCCCCTCAACTGTGATTGGTATTATAAGTGTATGGGGAAAATTGCCGTACCTATGAAATGTGGGTGTGGCTTCTTATATAACATCAAGTACAATGTTTGTGATTACCCTTGTAATGTAGAATGCAATAATCGAATAAAGCGCGCAACACAGTTAAAGATGTTCTGCCAGAACAACGTACACAATTCAGTAGCGACAATGTTCAGTCAGAGACCTCTGACATCTAAGTGTGGATAATTGTGCCTGCATTGCAGACGAGTTTTTCTACTGAATACAGAACTTCCGACAACTGAAGTGTTACTTCATGTTACAATTACTACAGTGCCATACAGATTTCTGTGTTGTGTCTCATTTGAAAAGAACTTTCTTGAAAATGTTGTCGGAtaagaatatgtatttttatatgagTTTCATAATTCGTCTTCATTTTAGACAGACTATTGACTTCGACTTTCTTGAAATCATTACGCAAATAAATTCATATGGGATTTTCATTAATTAGATAGCCGGATTCTCTAATTTTAAGGACTTAAAATGTGAGCTTCGATGACTTGTTAGGGAAGGTCGTGATCTGGAAACGCAGTATTAAAAAAACCTATACCGAATGAAGGGATTTGAAAGAAGTTACCAGCGCAGACATTCAGCTATTCTTCCTgaaattagtcttttaaaatatataggtACATTAAGTCACTTGACTACAGACAATAATTATACTTGGATAATCAACAACTGTATTATCGAATATAATGTATGGGATTAGCATTAGTAATACTTTAAATTATAATCACTGACCCAGATTTTCTACCATTCTCTTTCTAATTTTACTTATATTGTTTAATAAAAGTTACATAATTTGTAACTAGCAACTTATTCACTTTCACATATTATTTGTAACTAGCAACTTATTCACTTtcacatattaataattatatttcttgaatataTCAAGTTATTAAGACATTTTCTACTGTGGTGAATCGCGGCATTTGACATAACTACCTTTATCGGAATTATGCTTATGAAAaatttccatttctttatttaatgtccACAGAATAACACTGCATGTGTGAAATGATTCTTTCAAGATGTTACTAAGATACATCGACTTTAGTGAAGCCGATATGCAGTTCGGATAAGCTATTTGCATTAgtgtttcttaggtttataatattataatatttatattgcatcTGTTTAACTTGTCAGTCAATATACAATAGCATGCAGGAAATCTATTGAATACAGGACTCGATAAAatgaacataacattttataaatgtatttcgGTAGATGTCAGACAAAGGAAATAAGAATATAATTCCTTTACATTGTTCCCAACACGGTATCGGTGTTGGCCGTTATGTTGTGTAGATATGAATAACATCTAAAGggcaatgaattttacaataaaatactaaatgACTTAATAGTTTAATAGTGTAGAATAACGGATCCACGAAATATCGGAACAACTGCACTTAAAATTTACGTCTGAATCTGTATTTTAATCAATTATCTTCTCTATTTCTGGACTAAGTTTTGTACTCTGCTCTTAAAACGAATTTAATTTGAATACAAATTGAGTTAGCAGGTTATACACTTTTCAACCACAAGAAAAATGATGGTATTTTAAAAGACTTAAAAACGTGACATCATATCGACGACTCAGTTCAAaagaaaaacaactcaaaatttaaagttttgagaaacctgcattttcaAGCTTTATGTTGAAGCGAAAAATCAAAAGATcgtttaaattatttcaaattctgttaatgatgttttacatataccataaatttcaaaataaagtgtgttaattgaatttttcacagGAACATGAAGCTTGgaaattcaggtttctcaaaactttaaaatttgtGTTGTTTCCATTTGGACTTGGCCGTCGATATGCAGAAAACTTGATTGCAACGTGCTTATCGAATGAATAATACAATAATCCTTCTACAAATGATAAATTATAATCCTACTGTTGCAGACGTTCCGAAACACCAATGAAGAGGCGATGAAGTCGACACATCTATTTATGCATAGTTCGTGATGGTTAATGACaatgatataatgatgatgatatcaaTTATATGTATACCAAATTTCCAAATCGCTACTTCCCCTTATTAACTACTATAACAGATGCATCAATTTCAGTTCAAGCATGTCTTAGGAACTTTTCTAAGACTACTGTAATCTTCCTGCTCATTTTCTGTGTGTTGGACATGATACTGTTCCAAATCAAATGAAACTCAATAAATTATGACAACTGTTCATCGTTTACACTTATATTAGGCATTATATTCTCATTTTACAAAAACATGAACTTATTATTGCTACATGAAAAAGAAATGTACTACCCGACGGTGACTCGAATATTTAAAATGTGTATCCAGCAATCAAGACAAAATTGTTTCCAGGACATTAATCTTATGTACACACAAGCATTTAAGTTACTGCGTCAGAAATATTGCAAAGCGTTTCTAAACAAAGTGCAAGGGTTATGTTCGATTCTTACAGttgattaaaatttaacaaaactaAAAGTATGAATTCtaagattttaataatattcgaCGAGACTTCAATAATTTAGTTCCAAACTATCAGTATTGAAACAGATGTATTTAAATTGTCGGCTGAAGTAAATAAATTTCGTCATTTGATAGCAAACATtctaagaaaacagaaaacatgATAACAGTCCGAAAATCGTAACTATTCTAATATGTCGAAAAAAGATATTGTAGTTATGTGCATCATAAAGTTcaacatataaattaaaaattataacggtcaatgacattttcaatatttcaagATTACGACGGGCTTTACAAATGTTGCTTGCTTGTTTATTGCGGTATCATGTGAAGTTTGTTGTTATAAACTGCCATATCTTTTATATAGGATTGTAATAGTTTAGGTAGTATATTTTAGTATAATAAACTGGACAATAATGTAgagttttttaataaattttttaacaaacttcgtCACATTCTAATTATTTATAAAGATAATAGGTTGTTTGACTTCCTCATCGCCCTAAAAAAGAAAGTTATTTTTCTCGATAAGCATGACTTAATGTACGCCTAACATTATCTAACAATTAACATTACACAGCCTACAAAAAGTAAGGCTACACCATAATTTGTGACGTTCAAAATATCGAATATTATAACCTCTAAATATTATATTGCTGCATGAATTTCtatttctcaattaataacattattcctACACAAAGTTCCAATACACTTTCGGCGGTTCACCATTATCCTTAGATTTTTTTAGTCTTGTGCAGCGATTGGTTTACACGCCATCCTTGAGCTTCAGTTGAAGGCTGAGGGTGAAGGCGAAGAATGAAGAGTAATAAAAATACTACTGTGGTCTGTTCCAGAAAGGTGATATAGCTAACGATTTTGTGCCTTacttttaagaaaaaattctgcTTTTGACTAAGAAAGCTACGGAAATATTCATCTTCCACTTCTCAAGCAACAGCGCCTGAGAGAACACATGACATAACAAgagcaagtgaaaaaaaaaatgttcaatggaTGTTTATTAAACTTACGACAGCGACTTTCATACATTAAGTTATCCAGTTACAGCGTAGGTTTTGTGCCTGGCtaaaaacatgttttaaaataatatataacaggTAGGTCTAAATCATTATGATATATGTAAGCTGATATAATAGTATCATTTGCACAAAAAACTCAGTCCGTATTACAGCAGAGTACATTCAtaacatataattaaaataatatatattataattttcccACCATTAGTATTATCCGctgtttgatacagcgtcgttaaataactaactgaaCATTGTCTGTTGTTAGTCGCCTTCGTAGTTTAGTTGGCAAAGCGCTGGCTTACAACGATGCAGATTCACTCTCTTCACTTTCAAATGTTGGTGATAATGTAAATCTTACTAAAACTATGAACTACGGTTGTACCactttcgttaacatctgttgatATGAAATCTCCTAattcgctcttgtatttaaaaattcatacatcaaattgttcttataataattgtaactgtcctattctaaattaaTCTAATCAAGTTAAGAATCTCGGAATAATAAATCGACCAGcacttacgttgggataaacatgttctttttctttgcactagattaagaaaaaatattcactattttgttatactacgaaattacttgattcTCCATAGTTTACgaatgatttacctcgcattagtacaagctatattataatataatattataggatGGGATTGTGCTTTTAGTATCTCCCTCATGGcaataacactgctacagaaaataacaataaaaatatgactTAATAAGAtatccctcagaactgttgtattctgaatttaaagtatttaatatccaaagaatttataacaatgtcttattgaatttcgtaaatAAACactgtaatatatttaatttgtattcacataaatataaaattaaaatattagatagaacctaaatgtaccacaactataACTTATACTCACAGAAACAACTCTGGGCCAAGGCTCTATAACAAGTTAacagctaaattaccaaacattcaatttgctaatgctctttattaaaaaaaatcaataaaaattactgtttagGAAAACAATACAAAGTTTCAATTACTGTCATATCTgtgcttttcttttattttttacttttttcttttttgttaattaattaaatgcatgttttaaaattttgtgggaTGGCCCCTGAGCAAGAGTATGTACTTTTTCTTGGAGTGCTAGAgtataaagaaaataacaaagttagatccaataataaattaaataaatataaactggaTAAATGCTTGGGTAAATACATCTTAATTAAAACGAGAAagctatattaatttattattaatccaCTAAAGTTATCCTGTGGTCACTTCCGAAGTATATGAATGATATAATACGCTTGTAAATAATACAACTGGATTACCTTATTGTCAAGATGTTTGCGAGAATGACTTTCATATTTCAATGCTCTTACCCGATTTTCAGAAATTGTACACATTGCCTagtctgaaaggaaaaaaaatgaaaattttcttcaaacagatgAGATTCTTTAACTAAATTCCttcgaaaatataaataatgccaTGACATATTGCATATATGCTTAAGGATTGAAACTCAAAGTTAAACGGATTGGTTGATTACTTTTGGCCTGTAAGTTAATTGGTTTGTTGGTTATTATCAGTTCCAGTTACTGTTGATTAAGACTTATCTGAATTATGTTAGTGTGACAGTGtgaagaatttcatttctgaggtGATGAAATCTGCAAGGTCAATAACATTCGCGACTTTTTGTGACAAAAAAATTATAGgcaaaaattaagattattataAGCCAGGCTtccagaactgtagctcttgagagcgactgctttcctcccctcttttaccccacccaccttttctacctgtgcgatCACGGCGTTCTAGTaatgctcggctgcatcaacattcattcacgggGCGGAAGTcggtcatccccaatagaagtggagtgaggctgacgtcatagttcccctactttgcgagttctgcaggcctggtatgAGCGAATTTTGACGTGAGGCTGATATTGATACTACAATTTTTGAAGCCCTCTAATAAAATCACAAGATTCTCTCATGTGCCTAAATTCCGTAATAGGCTGttcttttaacttaatttatcttcataaataacacaagctaaacatttttatttccctTAGTAACGCATTATCCTCAAGTATTACTTCATCGTACTCCTAACACTAAAGCCTTGGATTTTCTGCactgacgcatgcgagttgcgacgtgcaaggcccgcctcgcacaaatccggacaacacgaaagatagtgagtggcttCCATGACttcgagatgcgaggtctgcgtacctcgcagttatactgggtgttcatttcaaagtgtgtcatgacgtcactgttgacgagtcagcgatttgaagcgagtttcagcttttgtgtcagagaagttgcctattaatcaaggcgttcaatctgaacttgagaacgtgtacggtataacttgaacgtcgtagcaacagatggcggtctgtacggtctgtgtgctaccataacctctttcgaactgtgttttgcgcggccaagtcgtacgcagggtatttgttatcatcggttgcgtacggcaacattccacaatacaaatcaaatgctccgtgtccatgttgaccgtcgaagttaatgtcaacaaatacgtaagtaatcgccttaaccctctccacatatcccgacagtaagaaaaaactcacctcagtacatgtttcgaaacagttcacattcctgccactaccggcgttacagtacgtatctgtaagtactcttcagaatgaacgccgtacttgctaggcaacatctctggcacataagtaatacacctctgcggaagtgtagcaagattgaattctctagactgACCGagtagccacatgacgacatacagcgagccatgacaccctttgaactgaacacgcagtagaaaccactcactatctctcgtgtagtccggatttgtgcgagacgggcctcgcacctcgcaactcgcatgcgtcggttcagaaaaaccaaggcttaaagaaTTGAAGCGACAAATTATTCAAGAAATCGAAAACGTTTCGCTGGGTTTCCTTCTGACTGATGTATAAAATCTGCGAACTTCAATTTAGTACAAAGCATTGTAGTCACTCCATATCAGTTctacattttcaaatatgttaGGTCTATTAGTCTCAATTTATAGCTCAGAAAAAAACACGCCATTAGTCGAATGGCTAAATCGCAACGAGTCTTAAGTATAATTTGTGTTGGATAAAAACGCTGTTTAGGTAGGTTTCATCTTCAAACTCACGTTTCGCCAGTAGGCACGTCTCTGACTAATCAAAGGTACAATGGACTTGGGATGTCACCCACACATAAATACAGTTTAGCATTGTAATTTATTTGTCCTTTcttgttatacaatatatttaagaaaatatgtaGTAATTCACTTATTCCCTTATTACAAGAACAACTTTCATTGAATGACAAGCCTTTTCGTAGAAAATCTGTGTTCTCTTTATTATAATATCCCAAGTTCTGCATGCAACTATGTACCAAATGCTAGGGATGACAGTAATATCTTATTTGATgacgttatttatgtattttcaaacATCAGTAGTTTTACAAATACTATGGAATTTTTAACGTAATGCAAAAGGTATTTGAGGCCAAATACTAAAGTTcagtatttaatcatttattaagaCATTAATTTCCACTATTCATAATGAGACATGCTATTTCCAAGTAACTGTTCATAACGAATAACAAGGTTCTATTTACTTCAAGTAGTTATAGTAGAATGTAAACATTACGCAAACTAAATCCTTGGTTACGGTTTCCTTGTACATACAACACATACGTTGTTAGAAGCTTCAATTGAATTAATTGATGGGTTACTTGTATAGCACGCAAAATGTAAAAGTATTGTATCGTGGTAAAAGGGACGTCATCTTCAC
This region includes:
- the LOC138706018 gene encoding uncharacterized protein, whose translation is MDGAPGRSILRNTLAGLCVVSSLFGCVQSWSWGSDYNCPPGPEPECPANPVDDTSNYFPHPTDCHYYVQCDARRKAICRPCGPTVYFSPTVLNCVWPLDAKCEHNATTRQESLLPPICGPDRGESDFICETEGNSYRDPTSCEYYYKCTGGTKIRTKCPPGQHYNAFRGGCDEKCKARCDSSLNCKADIIKPDCIPGVNCPTTRTTPPSRCIPGVNCPTTRPNPPSGCVPGINCPTTRPTPPTRCIPGVNCPTTKPTPPARCIPGVNCPTTRPTPPSGCIPGVNCPTTRPTPPSGCIPGVNCPTTRPTPPSGCIPGVNCPTRPTPPSGCIPGVNCPTTRSTLPSRCIPGVNCPTTRTTPSSGCIPGVNCPTTRPTPPSRCIPGVNCPTTRSTTPSRCIPGVNCPTTRPTPPSGCIPGVNCPTTRSTPPSRCIPGVNCPTTRSTTPSRCIPGVNCPTTRPTPPPGCIPGVNCPTTRSTPPSRCIPGINCPTTRSSGCIPGVNCPTTSLCIPGVNCPTTGPTPPTRCIPGVNCPTTRPTSPPSCIPGVNCPTTRQTPPSRCIPGVNCPTTRLTPPPGCIPGVNCPTTRSTSTSLCIPGVNCPTTRPTPPSRCIPGVNCPTTKSTSTSLCIPGVNCQTSRQTPPSGCIPGVNCPTTKPTPTSLCIPGVNCPTTRPTPPTPKCVPGIDCDDKGPMCFPNKNCDNPLPQCPVCNEDGETFAHPLNCDWYYKCMGKIAVPMKCGCGFLYNIKYNVCDYPCNVECNNRIKRATQLKMFCQNNVHNSVATMFSQRPLTSKCG